The following proteins are encoded in a genomic region of Streptomyces sp. NBC_01723:
- a CDS encoding TetR/AcrR family transcriptional regulator has protein sequence MRDLGVFGKVLTVTTSEQPASLRERKKLRTRQALVDTAVTLFGDRGFDSTPLDALLEEVEVSRRTFFRNFRSKEDVALTAVTQLWDVYLEVLDGIKKSGPLADVFLEAMLTTLERMDEDWCRRFPLTLRMIADSPALDGYTLRHCAETQAEIVRRLCGHSRLELRLLVEFFVAAWRCTLDEWLPDCTPGELPALLRRTCASMQPALSLSFMA, from the coding sequence ATGCGCGATCTTGGCGTGTTTGGTAAAGTGCTCACGGTGACCACCTCCGAACAGCCCGCCAGTCTGCGCGAACGCAAGAAGCTCCGTACTCGCCAGGCATTGGTCGACACTGCCGTCACGCTCTTCGGCGATCGCGGATTCGACAGCACTCCGCTGGACGCGCTGCTGGAGGAGGTGGAGGTCTCCCGGCGTACCTTCTTCCGGAACTTCCGCTCCAAGGAGGACGTGGCACTCACCGCCGTCACGCAGCTCTGGGACGTTTACCTGGAAGTCTTGGACGGCATCAAGAAGTCCGGGCCGCTGGCCGATGTCTTCCTCGAAGCTATGCTGACCACTCTGGAGCGCATGGATGAGGACTGGTGCCGACGCTTCCCGCTCACGCTCCGAATGATCGCCGACTCGCCCGCACTCGACGGGTACACGCTGCGGCACTGTGCCGAAACCCAGGCCGAGATCGTGCGCCGTCTCTGCGGACACAGTCGTCTCGAGCTGCGGCTCCTCGTCGAGTTCTTCGTGGCAGCCTGGCGGTGCACTCTGGACGAATGGCTGCCCGACTGCACACCGGGCGAACTGCCCGCACTTTTGCGCCGGACCTGCGCATCCATGCAGCCCGCCCTCAGCTTGTCATTCATGGCCTGA
- a CDS encoding zinc-binding dehydrogenase, whose product MRALVVDHTCPGHLTLTDIPAPRPAAHEALVRVESVSLNFGEVHEATRPQTPGGTVLGWDAAGVVVQAAADGSGPAEGESVVTLGEAGWAEQRAVPAARLGTAPKDADPGALSTVPVAGLSALHVLRRMGSLLGRRVMVTGASGGVGRYAVQLAARAGAHVVAISRNPAQADGLRALGAHEVHPEPAAVRQPVSAVLDNVGGQYLVDAFATLSAGGILYSVGRSSEANVVLSPDALLGDGGRHDRSIRTFFLLGDPTTDFSADLTWLAGEIGAGRLDPGISWRGPWTRHSEAVQALLDRRLHGKAVLDLE is encoded by the coding sequence GTGCGCGCACTCGTCGTCGACCACACCTGCCCCGGGCACCTGACACTGACGGATATCCCCGCCCCGCGGCCCGCCGCCCACGAGGCGCTCGTGCGGGTCGAGTCCGTATCGCTGAACTTCGGTGAGGTCCATGAAGCGACCCGTCCACAGACGCCGGGCGGCACCGTGCTCGGCTGGGACGCAGCTGGCGTGGTCGTCCAGGCGGCCGCCGACGGCTCCGGCCCGGCCGAGGGAGAGAGCGTCGTCACCCTGGGCGAGGCCGGCTGGGCCGAGCAGCGAGCCGTACCCGCCGCCCGGCTCGGCACCGCACCGAAGGACGCCGACCCCGGCGCACTGAGCACCGTCCCCGTCGCCGGACTGAGCGCCCTGCACGTGCTGCGCCGGATGGGATCGCTACTCGGTCGCCGCGTGATGGTCACCGGTGCTTCCGGTGGCGTCGGCCGATACGCCGTCCAGTTGGCCGCCCGTGCGGGCGCGCACGTCGTCGCCATCAGCCGGAACCCCGCCCAGGCGGACGGACTGCGGGCCCTGGGCGCCCACGAGGTCCACCCCGAGCCGGCCGCCGTACGGCAGCCCGTGTCCGCCGTTCTCGACAACGTCGGCGGACAGTACCTCGTCGATGCCTTCGCCACCCTGTCGGCCGGAGGCATCCTCTACAGCGTGGGCCGCTCCTCCGAGGCCAACGTGGTGCTGTCACCTGATGCCCTGCTGGGCGACGGAGGACGGCACGACCGGTCGATCCGCACCTTCTTCCTCCTCGGCGACCCCACTACCGACTTCTCCGCCGATCTGACCTGGCTGGCCGGAGAGATCGGCGCAGGCCGCCTCGATCCGGGCATCAGCTGGCGCGGCCCCTGGACTCGCCACTCCGAGGCAGTACAGGCTCTACTCGACCGGCGCCTCCACGGCAAAGCCGTTCTCGATCTCGAGTAG
- a CDS encoding IS5 family transposase (programmed frameshift), producing the protein MGNRQSRPWIVSDELWTLVEPLLPKPGPKKAEGRPRVPDRQALCGILFVLHTGIQWEYLPQELGFGSGMTCWRRLAAWNEAGVWDQLHQLLLNELRSKNQLDWERAVIDSSHVRAARRGPKRGPSPAGRARPGSKHHLIVDGQGIPLAVSLTGGNRNDVTQLEPLLDKIPAVAGQVGRPRRRPDALLADRGYDHDKYRRLLWQRGIRPVIAKRGEPHGTGLGTFRYVVERTIAWLHGFRRLRIRWERRDDIHEAFLGLAVCLITHRHVQRLC; encoded by the exons ATGGGAAACCGTCAGTCGCGGCCGTGGATCGTGTCGGATGAACTGTGGACGCTGGTCGAGCCGTTGTTGCCGAAGCCGGGTCCGAAGAAGGCCGAGGGCAGACCGCGGGTGCCGGACCGCCAGGCCCTGTGCGGGATCCTCTTCGTCCTGCACACCGGTATCCAGTGGGAGTACCTGCCCCAGGAACTCGGCTTCGGCTCGGGCATGACCTGCTGGCGGCGCCTGGCGGCCTGGAACGAGGCCGGCGTCTGGGACCAGCTCCACCAGCTGCTGCTGAACGAGCTGCGGTCGAAGAACCAGCTGGACTGGGAACGGGCGGTGATCGACTCCTCGCACGTGCGGGCCGCCCGACGGGGCCCAAAGCG CGGGCCGAGCCCGGCCGGCCGCGCACGCCCGGGCAGCAAGCACCACCTCATCGTCGACGGCCAGGGCATCCCGCTCGCGGTGTCCCTGACCGGCGGCAACCGCAACGACGTCACCCAACTCGAGCCGCTGCTCGACAAGATTCCCGCCGTCGCGGGCCAGGTCGGCAGACCCCGCCGACGCCCCGACGCACTCCTGGCCGACCGCGGCTACGACCACGACAAATACCGCCGCCTGCTCTGGCAGCGAGGGATCCGCCCCGTGATCGCGAAGAGAGGCGAGCCGCACGGCACTGGCCTGGGCACCTTCCGCTACGTCGTCGAGCGAACGATCGCCTGGCTCCACGGCTTCCGCCGCCTGCGCATCCGCTGGGAACGACGCGACGACATCCACGAGGCCTTCCTCGGCCTCGCCGTCTGCCTGATCACCCACCGCCACGTCCAACGCCTTTGTTAG